From Rutidosis leptorrhynchoides isolate AG116_Rl617_1_P2 chromosome 3, CSIRO_AGI_Rlap_v1, whole genome shotgun sequence, a single genomic window includes:
- the LOC139902229 gene encoding cytochrome P450 76C1-like, with the protein MVQLNNNELITMVLATITLAILTILWLYKVTLSSPKSSLLPGPRSLPIVGYLPFLRRDFHKQITDMAYTYGPIFKFHLGSKLFVVINTPELAKVVVRDQDEVFSNRDVTIAGSVISYGGQDLVLSSNNSNWRNLRKIFVHELLSNKNLEASGSFRSDEVRKTIKNVFGNIGKEVNISEITFLTEMNVLTSMVWENTSLEGAKGVHLVQDLQMVASNIVEIMGQPNLSDFFARLAWFDLQGIERNMKKTLNKMDRILTNIIEDRVKYNSKKSQDGDGHEGKKDFLQILLDLKDQKNSASLSITKLKALLLDTMVAGTETTATLIEWVMAEIINNHNVMKQVQEELTKVVGTNNIVEESHIPKLEYLHATISETYRLHPVIPFLLPRTPSEDCIVGGYTVPKGCSVFLNVWSIHRDPRYWDNPLEFNPERFLTNKYDYNGNNLKFFPFGSGRRMCAGIPLVEKMTMLILASLLHSFDWSLPKGIEAQDLSEKMGITLKKSKPLLAIPSQRLCDVSLYN; encoded by the exons ATGGTACAACTAAACAACAATGAGCTTATTACTATGGTACTTGCCACCATTACACTAGCCATATTAACTATTTTATGGTTGTACAAGGTGACACTTTCGAGCCCCAAATCGTCATTGCTACCCGGTCCACGTTCGTTGCCAATTGTCGGTTACCTCCCATTTCTAAGGCGGGACTTTCACAAACAGATTACTGACATGGCGTACACTTATGGTCCCATCTTCAAATTCCATTTGGGATCCAAACTTTTCGTGGTGATAAACACCCCGGAATTAGCAAAGGTTGTGGTTCGTGATCAAGATGAGGTGTTCTCTAACCGTGATGTTACAATAGCTGGATCGGTAATATCTTATGGAGGTCAAGATTTAGTATTGTCTAGCAACAACTCTAATTGGCGTAACCTTCGTAAGATATTTGTTCATGAGCTTTTAAGCAACAAAAATCTTGAAGCGTCTGGTTCTTTTAGATCAGACGAAGTTCGAAAAACTATCAAAAATGTTTTTGGCAATATTGGTAAAGAAGTAAACATTAGTGAGATTACTTTCTTGACTGAAATGAACGTTttaacgagcatggtttgggaaaaTACATCACTAGAAGGTGCAAAAGGTGTTCATCTAGTACAAGACTTACAGATGGTGGCTTCAAACATTGTTGAGATAATGGGACAACCAAATTTGTCTGATTTCTTTGCAAGGCTTGCGTGGTTCGATTTACAAGGTATCGAGCGAAACATGAAGAAGACACTCAATAAAATGGACCGGATTTTAACAAACATTATTGAAGATCGGGTCAAATATAATTCAAAAAAGTCACAAGATGGAGATGGGCATGAAGGGAAGAAAGATTTCTTACAAATATTATTAGATCTCAAGGACCAAAAAAATTCAGCATCACTTAGCATCACTAAGTTAAAGGCACTTCTTTTG GACACTATGGTTGCAGGAACCGAAACAACAGCAACACTTATCGAATGGGTAATGGCAGAAATTATAAACAATCATAACGTGATGAAACAAGTACAAGAGGAATTAACAAAAGTTGTAGGAACAAACAACATAGTAGAAGAATCCCACATCCCTAAACTAGAATACTTACATGCAACTATCAGCGAAACATATAGGTTGCACCCCGTAATCCCTTTCTTATTGCCTCGAACGCCAAGCGAGGATTGCATAGTAGGAGGGTACACCGTCCCAAAGGGTTGTTCCGTATTTTTGAATGTTTGGTCAATCCATCGAGATCCTCGGTACTGGGACAATCCATTAGAATTCAATCCCGAGAGGTTCTTGACGAACAAATATGACTACAATGGTAATAATTTGAAGTTTTTCCCATTTGGATCGGGAAGAAGAATGTGTGCGGGTATTCCATTAGTTGAGAAAATGACAATGCTCATCTTGGCTTCGCTCTTGCACTCGTTTGATTGGAGCTTGCCAAAAGGTATCGAAGCGCAAGACCTTTCAGAAAAGATGGGCATTACACTAAAGAAAAGCAAACCACTTTTGGCTATTCCATCTCAAAGGTTGTGCGATGTGAGCCTTTATAACTAA